GTATAAAGCAGAAAAGGGGTTATCTGTTGAAACAGAAAGTAAAAAAGTAATTTCTGCAAGGAAACTTATTATCCAATTGCTTTTAATCGATGGAAAAGATGTGCCTGTTATAAAAGAAATTGCAAGGAAAATGGGTGTAAAAATAAATTCCCGTTTCAAAACAAAAAATGAACCTTGTATCTTATGCGGCCTTTGTATAAGGGCTTGTCGTGAAATAGTTGGAGTTTCTGCGATTGATTACGCAGGCAGAGGATATGGGAAAAAGGTTTCTACTCCTTACTTCAAAAAATCCTCATCCTGCATAGGTTGTGGCACCTGCTTTTATATTTGTCCAACAGGCGCAGTAAAGATGCACGATATTGAAGAGGGTAAAGAAGCTGTTATTGATAAAGACTATGAAATAAAGGGGCCTGCAAGAGTTATTGAAAATTGGAAGACTGCATTTGAAATGGTGAAATGTAAAAAATGCGGAAGAAATATAGGACCATCCGCAGTTATCGATTTTATAAAAGCCAATGTAAAAACAAAAAAAGAGGTGTTAGAAATCTGTTTTATGTGCAGAGAATAATCAAAGTGGAAATTTTTTAATATTTAACAGGAGTGTATGAAAGACGAATGAAGGTTGATAGAAAAATTTGTGTAGGTTGCGGCGGCTGTGTAAATCAATGCCCACGACTTGCAATCCGTTTTATTGACAATAAATCCTATATTGACCAATTGTCCTGCATCGAGTGCGGCACTTGCAGGGCGGTATGTGGAGTAGATGCCATATCGAGTGATTGCAGATTCCCTGAAGTAGTGCTTATGAATTTTGAGAGTAATCCATTCGAAGAAGAGAATTTTTTCGACATAGATATAGATTTTGAACCTGAGAAAGACAACTAACAATGAGTAGAAGCAAATATGATTTAATAATAGCAGGCGCAGGCCCTGCGGGATTGATGGCGGCTAAAACTGCTGCAGAGGAAGGGCTTTCTGTTTTAGTAATAGATATGAAGCGAGATATACCCAAAATAGACCGCTCCTGCTGTACTATGCTCATAAATGAGCCGAATACTCACGGCGATACCTGTAAGATAGTAAACAACAATATTCGCTATGAAAAATTAGGTCTTGAAGTTGAGTACAAAGGTATGTGGGTAAAACATTCAAAATCGATAAGGATTACGCCCGGAGGTAAGAAACTTGTAATTGCCAATGATGAAGGAGTTTCAATTTCATATAACAAGGAAGTTCTTCTTGAAGGCTTAATGGAAAAATGCTTGAAGAATGGCGTTGATTTTCTGCCCGAAACATTTGTACTTCGCGCAGAAAATATAAATAAGAAAGAAGTAAAAGTTTTTGTCAGAGGGTGCCGTTCACGAAAAATCAATACCTTATTGGCAAAAACTGTGATAGCCGCAGATGGAGTGAATTCTCAAATTGTAATGGGGCTTGAAATGTTCAAAAAAAGAAAATTCTATGTAACATTTCATGTTGCCTCCTATTTTCTTCATAATACAAAAATCCCCTTTGAGCCGTCATGGATTACATTTATCGGTAAAGGCCATACACCGGAAGGTGGAGGCCAGATTTATCTTTTGTTTAAACACTTGAAAGACGCTAAACCGGGAGATGAACCGGTTGTTGATTTGATGTTTGCATCCACAATAGGAGGCTCAACAAAAAGGCGTCTCGATTACTTTATGAAGCATGGTCCTTTCAAACATTGGTTTGAAGGCGCAGAAGTAGTCCATACTGCGGCGGCAACATTAAATTTTTACTCCTGTCTTGTTCCACCTGTGGAAGGAAACATCGTTGCAGTTGGTGATTCGGCAGCATTCATTGAAACCTATTGCCAAGGGGCTATGATGTACGGCTATAAAGCGGCAAAGGTTGTGGCAAAACATCAGCAAACAGGATGCGGCTATGATGAATATTCAAAATTCTGGTATGATACCTTTGAATATTGTTGGCCCGGAGAAATTGAAAAAGCTCTGAAAGGTTATGCTATTGGAATTCTCGATAATGACGAACTCGATTACCTATTTTCTTTAACAGACAATGAGGTTTATGAAGGTTATGTCAGCGAAAACACTGCGCCTGAGGTAATGAAAAAAGCATTGATGTCAAAAATTGACAGGATTAAAAAGGAGCGGCCTGCCTTAGCTGAAAAACTTCTAAACTATTATGGTAAAGCAAAAGTAGAAGAAGTTATCAAATAAGCATTTATTTTACTCTATAAAGCGCAAATTTTAAGAATTTCCTTTGATATATATTTTAGATTGATTTTACTTTTGATTGTGATATGTCTAAGAACAATAAAATATATTAAAAATCTTTTAATTGTTGAAGCGCAAATGAGAATTCTATGATAGGAGAAATTGCAAGATGACTAAGAAGGATAAAAAAGGTTCTTGGTTAACATATCGTCCTGACATCAAAGTGCTTGACTGCACAATTAGAGATGGCGGGCTGATGACAAATTCCTACTTTGAAGACGACTTTGTCAGAGGCGTCTATAATGCC
This sequence is a window from Candidatus Schekmanbacteria bacterium. Protein-coding genes within it:
- a CDS encoding 4Fe-4S dicluster domain-containing protein, encoding METMKINGKEVEIKKGETILQCARREGFNIPTLCYHEALKPYGGCRLCVVEIKNGNSGKLVSSCMYKAEKGLSVETESKKVISARKLIIQLLLIDGKDVPVIKEIARKMGVKINSRFKTKNEPCILCGLCIRACREIVGVSAIDYAGRGYGKKVSTPYFKKSSSCIGCGTCFYICPTGAVKMHDIEEGKEAVIDKDYEIKGPARVIENWKTAFEMVKCKKCGRNIGPSAVIDFIKANVKTKKEVLEICFMCRE
- a CDS encoding 4Fe-4S dicluster domain-containing protein; its protein translation is MKVDRKICVGCGGCVNQCPRLAIRFIDNKSYIDQLSCIECGTCRAVCGVDAISSDCRFPEVVLMNFESNPFEEENFFDIDIDFEPEKDN
- a CDS encoding NAD(P)/FAD-dependent oxidoreductase — protein: MSRSKYDLIIAGAGPAGLMAAKTAAEEGLSVLVIDMKRDIPKIDRSCCTMLINEPNTHGDTCKIVNNNIRYEKLGLEVEYKGMWVKHSKSIRITPGGKKLVIANDEGVSISYNKEVLLEGLMEKCLKNGVDFLPETFVLRAENINKKEVKVFVRGCRSRKINTLLAKTVIAADGVNSQIVMGLEMFKKRKFYVTFHVASYFLHNTKIPFEPSWITFIGKGHTPEGGGQIYLLFKHLKDAKPGDEPVVDLMFASTIGGSTKRRLDYFMKHGPFKHWFEGAEVVHTAAATLNFYSCLVPPVEGNIVAVGDSAAFIETYCQGAMMYGYKAAKVVAKHQQTGCGYDEYSKFWYDTFEYCWPGEIEKALKGYAIGILDNDELDYLFSLTDNEVYEGYVSENTAPEVMKKALMSKIDRIKKERPALAEKLLNYYGKAKVEEVIK